One window of the Ideonella sp. WA131b genome contains the following:
- a CDS encoding glycoside hydrolase family 30 protein — translation MTGKPAAAPAPLHWVLSARDARHGQTLRLAPQAALPPAAEPPAHASAPARLWVDSTRRFQRVLGFGGAFTEAAATTWLKLSPAQRERLLREYFCPQHGHGYTLCRVHMNSCDFALGNYAHVERDGDFALEGFSIERDRQALLPMIQAAQRMAGRPLQLLVSPWSPPAWMKDTGRMNEGGTLRPACRDAWAQCFVRFIRAYESEGVPVWGVSVQNEPEATQRWDSCRYSAEQERDFVRDHLGPALHAAGLGHVRIVVWDHNRDAMVERASVIYGDPEAARYVWGTGFHWYLEDHFDHVQLVHDAWPDKQLLFTEGCQEGGPHWGRWELAERYARSMINDLNRWTVGWIDWNLLLDEQGGPNHVGNFCSAPMLAVPAEDGLHAQSSFAALGHFARYVRPGAERVLAAATREALECTAFANPDGSLALVVLNRSEHDLAFSLAIDGVAHAADLPAHAIATYWRGAAR, via the coding sequence ATGACCGGCAAGCCCGCCGCCGCACCAGCACCGCTGCACTGGGTGCTGAGCGCGCGCGACGCACGCCATGGCCAGACGCTGCGCCTGGCGCCGCAGGCGGCGCTGCCTCCGGCCGCCGAGCCGCCGGCCCACGCCAGCGCACCGGCGCGCCTGTGGGTCGACAGCACGCGCCGCTTCCAGCGCGTGCTGGGCTTCGGCGGCGCCTTCACCGAGGCCGCGGCCACCACCTGGCTGAAGCTGTCGCCGGCACAGCGCGAGCGGCTGCTGCGCGAGTACTTCTGCCCCCAGCACGGCCACGGCTACACGCTGTGCCGCGTGCACATGAACAGCTGCGACTTCGCCCTGGGCAACTACGCCCACGTCGAGCGCGACGGCGACTTCGCACTCGAGGGCTTCAGCATCGAGCGCGACCGCCAGGCCCTGCTGCCGATGATCCAGGCCGCGCAGCGCATGGCCGGCCGGCCGCTGCAGCTGCTGGTGTCGCCCTGGAGCCCGCCGGCCTGGATGAAGGACACCGGCCGCATGAACGAGGGCGGCACGCTGCGCCCGGCGTGCCGCGATGCCTGGGCGCAGTGCTTCGTGCGCTTCATCCGCGCCTACGAGTCCGAGGGCGTGCCCGTGTGGGGTGTGTCCGTGCAGAACGAGCCCGAGGCCACGCAGCGCTGGGACTCCTGCCGCTACAGCGCCGAGCAGGAGCGCGACTTCGTGCGCGACCACCTCGGCCCGGCGCTGCACGCAGCCGGCCTGGGCCACGTGCGCATCGTGGTGTGGGACCACAACCGCGACGCCATGGTCGAGCGCGCCAGCGTCATCTACGGCGACCCCGAGGCCGCCCGGTACGTGTGGGGCACCGGCTTCCACTGGTACCTGGAAGACCACTTCGACCACGTGCAGCTGGTGCACGACGCCTGGCCCGACAAGCAGCTGCTGTTCACCGAGGGCTGCCAGGAAGGCGGCCCGCACTGGGGGCGCTGGGAGCTGGCCGAGCGTTACGCGCGCTCCATGATCAACGACCTCAACCGTTGGACGGTGGGCTGGATCGACTGGAACCTGCTGCTCGACGAGCAGGGCGGCCCCAACCATGTGGGCAATTTCTGCAGCGCACCGATGCTGGCCGTGCCGGCCGAAGACGGCCTGCACGCGCAGAGCTCGTTCGCGGCGCTGGGCCACTTCGCGCGCTACGTGCGCCCGGGCGCCGAGCGCGTGCTGGCCGCGGCCACGCGCGAGGCGCTGGAGTGCACCGCCTTCGCCAACCCCGACGGCAGCCTGGCGCTGGTGGTGCTCAACCGCAGCGAGCACGACCTGGCCTTCTCGCTGGCGATCGACGGCGTGGCACATGCCGCCGACCTGCCGGCCCATGCCATCGCCACCTACTGGCGCGGCGCCGCGCGATGA
- a CDS encoding MFS transporter translates to MSTTATTHKVPFRHKVAFGLGMLANQMFPAALGIFMVVLVQDMGFPTWMWGILFFLPRAYDAVLDPIMGFISDNTRSRWGRRRQYVFIGAIMLGVAFVMMWQLYREDGLAYNFAYFLFWSLVFFTGLTVFSIPYVAMGYEMSDDFHERTSIMAVAQWIGQWAWVIAPWFWVVMYDPAWFPNADTATRTLSVWVGVACMLLAMVPAIFLPSRSTRDDTHLVPLTLANIGRGFQELLDGFKEAFACAPFRKLCGATFLIFNAFNTVAAFSFFIVVYHLFNGDTAAAGIWPTLFGSIGALITTFAVIPTVAWMSRRFGKKTAFMLSQGVSILGYVLLWLLMVPGKPWMFMLALPFFSFGIGGLFTIMMSMTADVCDLDELATGKRREGIFGAIYWWMVKLGFAVAGLLSGAIMAFVAFTPGAPMQPAGAVDGLRLFYSGVPIFGTLLAMWIMRSYDLDEARATEVHAELERRRQRATAASSQGSGARTWLADHGLELPVAQRSALAGLGAAEVQALFKQQRAERLYGLCYSAYGPGQKAGDVLAPSQVRRRVALVAPHTRWLRSFACTEGHELIPAVAREHGLKTMVGAWISADRERNEREIHGLVTLAQAGLVDVAVVGNEVLLRGDLPEAELLALIARVKAAVPDGVRVGCVDAYHLFLERPALAEACDVLLPNCYPFWEGADVAWAPHYLRRMLALVQAAGGDKPVIVAETGWPDGGEAVGPAVPSPENAMRYFVDVQQWARREGVKLFHFASFDEPWKRQQEGVVGTQWGLWDQDERPKHLG, encoded by the coding sequence ATGTCCACCACCGCCACGACGCACAAGGTTCCGTTCCGGCACAAGGTGGCCTTCGGGCTGGGCATGCTGGCCAACCAGATGTTCCCGGCCGCCCTGGGCATCTTCATGGTCGTGCTGGTGCAGGACATGGGCTTCCCCACCTGGATGTGGGGCATCCTCTTCTTCCTGCCCCGGGCCTACGACGCGGTGCTCGACCCGATCATGGGCTTCATCTCCGACAACACGCGCTCGCGCTGGGGGCGGCGGCGGCAGTACGTGTTCATCGGCGCCATCATGCTGGGCGTGGCCTTCGTGATGATGTGGCAGCTGTATCGCGAAGACGGGCTGGCCTACAACTTCGCCTACTTCCTGTTCTGGTCGCTGGTGTTCTTCACGGGCCTCACGGTCTTCAGCATCCCGTACGTGGCCATGGGCTACGAGATGAGCGACGACTTCCATGAACGCACCAGCATCATGGCCGTGGCGCAATGGATCGGCCAGTGGGCCTGGGTCATCGCGCCCTGGTTCTGGGTGGTGATGTACGACCCGGCCTGGTTCCCCAATGCCGACACCGCCACGCGCACGCTGTCGGTGTGGGTGGGCGTGGCCTGCATGCTGCTGGCCATGGTGCCGGCGATCTTCCTGCCCAGTCGTTCGACCCGGGATGACACCCACCTGGTGCCGCTGACCCTGGCCAACATCGGCCGCGGCTTCCAGGAGCTGCTGGATGGCTTCAAGGAGGCCTTTGCCTGCGCGCCCTTCCGCAAGCTCTGCGGCGCCACCTTCCTGATCTTCAACGCCTTCAACACGGTGGCAGCGTTTTCGTTCTTCATCGTCGTCTACCACCTGTTCAACGGCGACACGGCGGCAGCCGGCATCTGGCCGACGCTGTTCGGCAGCATCGGCGCGCTGATCACCACCTTCGCCGTCATTCCCACGGTGGCCTGGATGTCCAGGCGCTTCGGCAAGAAGACGGCCTTCATGCTGTCGCAGGGCGTCTCCATCCTGGGCTATGTGCTGCTGTGGTTGCTGATGGTGCCCGGCAAGCCCTGGATGTTCATGCTGGCGCTGCCCTTCTTCAGCTTCGGCATCGGCGGGCTGTTCACGATCATGATGAGCATGACGGCCGATGTGTGCGACCTCGACGAGCTCGCCACGGGCAAGCGACGCGAGGGCATCTTCGGCGCCATCTACTGGTGGATGGTGAAGCTGGGCTTTGCGGTGGCCGGGCTGCTCAGCGGTGCCATCATGGCCTTCGTCGCCTTCACGCCGGGCGCGCCCATGCAGCCCGCGGGCGCCGTGGATGGCCTGCGCCTCTTCTACAGCGGTGTGCCCATCTTCGGCACGCTGCTGGCGATGTGGATCATGCGCAGCTACGACCTCGACGAGGCCCGCGCCACCGAGGTGCATGCCGAGCTTGAGCGGCGCCGGCAGCGCGCGACGGCGGCTTCGTCGCAGGGCTCGGGCGCACGCACCTGGCTGGCCGACCATGGCTTGGAGCTGCCCGTCGCACAGCGCTCGGCCCTGGCCGGCCTCGGTGCCGCCGAGGTGCAAGCCCTCTTCAAGCAGCAGCGCGCCGAGCGCCTGTACGGCCTGTGCTACAGCGCCTACGGGCCGGGTCAGAAGGCCGGCGACGTGCTGGCACCTTCGCAGGTGCGCCGCCGCGTGGCGCTGGTGGCTCCGCACACGCGCTGGCTGCGCTCCTTTGCCTGCACCGAGGGCCACGAGCTCATCCCCGCGGTGGCGCGCGAGCACGGCCTGAAGACGATGGTCGGCGCCTGGATCAGCGCCGACCGCGAGCGCAACGAGCGCGAGATCCACGGCCTCGTCACGCTGGCCCAGGCAGGCCTCGTGGACGTGGCCGTGGTGGGCAACGAGGTGCTGCTGCGCGGCGATCTGCCCGAGGCCGAGCTGCTGGCGCTGATCGCCCGCGTGAAGGCGGCTGTGCCCGACGGCGTGCGCGTGGGCTGCGTCGACGCCTACCACCTGTTCCTCGAGCGCCCGGCGCTGGCCGAGGCCTGCGACGTGCTGCTGCCCAACTGCTACCCGTTCTGGGAGGGCGCCGACGTCGCCTGGGCGCCGCACTACCTGCGGCGCATGCTCGCGCTGGTGCAGGCCGCCGGTGGCGACAAGCCGGTGATCGTGGCCGAGACCGGCTGGCCCGACGGCGGCGAGGCCGTCGGCCCCGCCGTGCCCTCGCCCGAGAACGCCATGCGCTACTTCGTCGACGTGCAGCAGTGGGCGCGGCGTGAGGGCGTGAAGCTGTTCCACTTCGCGTCCTTCGACGAGCCCTGGAAGCGCCAGCAAGAGGGCGTGGTGGGCACGCAGTGGGGGCTGTGGGACCAGGACGAGCGGCCCAAGCACCTGGGCTGA
- a CDS encoding potassium/proton antiporter, producing MDLMNLAIGVAGLLVFVSVLAGLYSARAGLSFLLVFLVMGMLAGEDGPGGIVYNDVTISLWVGSAALGVILLDGGLRTRLSTFRTGLKPASWLATVGVLVTAALTGVAVCLAFGLPPLLGLLAGAIVGSTDAAAVFALLKSSGLRVSERLSSTLEIESGLNDPMAVFLVLTLSAALIRPEDATAGAMLWTFGQQAVLGTLIGLLGGMGAGALLNRLPLGGAAEGLTALLLLAAGIGVFGGAGWLGGSGFLAVYLFGLVVAHRASAVVERALAGMDGFAWLAQAMLFLLLGLLVTPSRLLDHWLPMLAVALALMFVARPLAVALCLKPLRFSWQEIGFISWVGLRGAVPVVLALIPMMLAVPQARVLFDVAFVVVLASLVLQGSTMVWAARLFNVNLPDAQDEPAVRVVFGDFALDARAPVRDICSFYGLPDPGYDGAVADWIARELKRPAVAGDGIDWGHAHFAVRDMDGKRVAQVGLLLYHAPEQDPG from the coding sequence ATGGATCTGATGAACCTGGCCATCGGCGTCGCGGGCCTGCTGGTGTTCGTCAGCGTGCTCGCGGGGCTGTATTCGGCGCGTGCCGGGCTGTCCTTCCTGCTCGTGTTCCTGGTCATGGGCATGCTGGCCGGCGAGGATGGCCCGGGCGGCATCGTCTACAACGACGTGACGATCTCGCTGTGGGTGGGCAGCGCGGCGCTCGGCGTGATCCTGCTGGACGGCGGCCTGCGCACGCGCCTGTCCACCTTCCGCACCGGCCTGAAGCCAGCCTCCTGGCTGGCCACCGTGGGCGTGCTCGTCACCGCGGCGCTCACCGGGGTGGCCGTGTGCCTGGCCTTCGGGCTGCCGCCGCTGCTGGGGCTGCTGGCCGGTGCCATCGTCGGCTCCACCGACGCGGCGGCGGTGTTCGCACTGCTCAAGAGCTCGGGCCTGCGCGTGAGCGAACGCCTGTCGTCGACGCTGGAGATCGAGTCCGGCCTCAACGACCCGATGGCCGTGTTCCTGGTGCTCACGCTGTCGGCAGCGCTGATCCGACCCGAGGACGCCACGGCAGGCGCCATGCTGTGGACCTTCGGCCAGCAGGCCGTGCTGGGCACGCTCATCGGCCTGCTCGGGGGCATGGGTGCCGGCGCCCTGCTGAACCGCCTGCCGCTGGGCGGCGCGGCCGAGGGTCTGACCGCCCTGCTGCTGCTGGCCGCCGGGATCGGCGTGTTCGGGGGCGCGGGCTGGCTCGGCGGCTCGGGCTTCCTGGCGGTGTATCTCTTCGGTCTGGTGGTGGCGCACCGCGCCAGCGCGGTGGTGGAGCGCGCGCTGGCCGGCATGGACGGCTTCGCCTGGCTGGCGCAGGCGATGCTGTTCCTGCTGCTGGGCCTGCTGGTCACGCCCAGCCGGCTGCTCGACCACTGGCTGCCGATGCTGGCCGTGGCACTCGCACTGATGTTCGTGGCGCGGCCGCTGGCGGTGGCGCTGTGCCTGAAGCCCCTGCGCTTCTCGTGGCAGGAGATCGGCTTCATCTCCTGGGTGGGGCTGCGCGGCGCGGTGCCGGTGGTGCTGGCGCTCATCCCGATGATGCTGGCCGTGCCGCAGGCGCGGGTGCTGTTCGACGTGGCCTTCGTGGTGGTGCTGGCCTCGCTGGTGCTGCAGGGCTCGACGATGGTCTGGGCGGCGCGCCTGTTCAACGTCAACCTGCCCGACGCACAGGACGAACCCGCCGTGCGCGTGGTGTTCGGCGACTTCGCACTCGACGCCCGCGCACCCGTGCGCGACATCTGCAGCTTCTACGGCCTGCCCGACCCGGGCTACGACGGGGCGGTGGCCGACTGGATCGCGCGCGAACTCAAGCGCCCTGCCGTGGCCGGCGACGGCATCGACTGGGGCCACGCACACTTTGCCGTGCGCGACATGGACGGCAAGCGCGTGGCCCAAGTGGGCCTGCTGCTTTACCACGCCCCCGAACAAGATCCCGGTTGA
- a CDS encoding glycosyl hydrolase codes for MSKPLNRPDAPSHGSGVAAFVPGAPPAVVAPPPLPPAERARLDEAFRATLARGVHGLCFSPYLEGQQPGSQVSEAQIRERLAICRPHTRWVRSFSCTDGHEQTPRIAHEMGLKTLVGAWLGIDAEINARELEGVIAVARAGHADIVAVGNEVLLRGDLTEDELIERIEHVKRALPGVPVGYVDAYFLFEKHPRVTAVCDVVMTNCYPFWEGCPREQALPYLQQMLATTRAAAAGKRVLISETGWPDQGSAFHGAVPGHEAAMQTFVDTAAWAEREGIEWFHFAAFDEAWKVGAEGDVGAFWGLWDKDARPKFT; via the coding sequence ATGAGCAAGCCCTTGAACCGCCCGGATGCACCGTCCCACGGCAGCGGCGTTGCGGCCTTCGTGCCCGGCGCGCCGCCTGCCGTGGTGGCGCCGCCGCCGCTGCCGCCTGCCGAGCGCGCCCGGCTCGACGAGGCCTTCCGCGCCACGCTGGCGCGCGGCGTCCACGGCCTGTGCTTCAGTCCCTACCTCGAGGGCCAGCAGCCGGGCTCGCAGGTGAGCGAGGCGCAGATCCGCGAGCGGCTGGCCATCTGCCGCCCGCACACCCGCTGGGTGCGGAGTTTCTCGTGCACCGACGGCCACGAGCAGACGCCGCGCATCGCCCACGAGATGGGCCTGAAGACGCTGGTGGGCGCCTGGCTCGGCATCGACGCCGAGATCAACGCGCGCGAGCTCGAGGGCGTGATCGCCGTGGCGCGTGCCGGCCACGCCGACATCGTGGCCGTGGGCAACGAGGTGCTGCTGCGCGGCGACCTCACCGAGGACGAGCTGATCGAGCGCATCGAGCACGTCAAGCGCGCGCTGCCGGGCGTGCCGGTGGGCTATGTCGACGCCTACTTCCTGTTCGAGAAGCACCCGCGTGTCACCGCTGTGTGCGACGTGGTGATGACCAACTGCTACCCGTTCTGGGAGGGCTGCCCGCGCGAGCAGGCGCTGCCCTACCTGCAGCAGATGCTCGCCACGACACGGGCGGCCGCAGCGGGCAAACGCGTGCTCATCAGCGAGACCGGCTGGCCCGACCAGGGCAGCGCTTTCCACGGCGCCGTGCCCGGCCACGAGGCGGCCATGCAGACCTTCGTCGACACCGCCGCCTGGGCCGAGCGCGAAGGCATCGAATGGTTCCACTTCGCCGCCTTTGACGAGGCCTGGAAGGTGGGCGCCGAGGGCGACGTCGGCGCTTTCTGGGGCCTGTGGGACAAGGACGCGCGGCCGAAATTCACCTGA
- a CDS encoding glycoside hydrolase family 16 protein → MNDTQRPGWTLVWNDEFDGPTLDRGKWDFDLGNGFYDYRVHQWVPGWGNEELQYYTGDPENVQLRDSCLHIRAVKAPLHGCGYTSARLKTKARDGRVLFAKLYGRIEARARVPWGKGLWPAIWMLPVDDRYGGWAASGEIDLMEIVGEQPHEVLNSLHFGSSYPRRSLITTTHRLPGGSSVSDWHTYAVEWEPGEVRFFVDEVQTCTYRHWWSCSRLDGGQGVEAASDAELNPWPAPFDQPFYLLMNVAVGGNFPGHPSEHTRFPAELVVDWVRVYDKVGGYGEPAPRGPGVMPWEPGHLAERRL, encoded by the coding sequence GTGAACGACACGCAACGCCCTGGCTGGACGCTCGTGTGGAACGACGAGTTCGACGGCCCCACCCTCGACCGCGGCAAGTGGGACTTCGACCTCGGCAACGGCTTCTACGACTACCGCGTGCACCAGTGGGTGCCGGGCTGGGGCAACGAGGAGCTGCAGTACTACACCGGCGACCCCGAGAACGTGCAGCTGCGCGACAGCTGCCTGCACATCCGCGCCGTGAAGGCGCCGCTGCACGGCTGCGGCTACACCTCGGCCCGGCTCAAGACCAAGGCGCGCGACGGCCGCGTGCTGTTCGCCAAGCTGTACGGCCGCATCGAGGCGCGCGCCCGTGTGCCCTGGGGCAAGGGCCTGTGGCCGGCGATCTGGATGCTGCCGGTGGACGACCGCTACGGCGGCTGGGCCGCCAGCGGCGAGATCGACCTGATGGAGATCGTCGGCGAGCAGCCGCACGAGGTGCTCAACAGCCTGCACTTCGGCTCCTCGTACCCGCGACGTTCGCTCATCACCACCACGCACCGGCTGCCCGGGGGCAGTTCGGTGTCGGACTGGCACACCTATGCCGTGGAGTGGGAGCCCGGCGAGGTGCGCTTTTTCGTCGACGAGGTGCAGACCTGCACCTACCGCCACTGGTGGAGCTGCAGCCGCCTGGACGGCGGGCAGGGCGTCGAGGCGGCGTCGGATGCCGAGCTCAACCCCTGGCCGGCGCCCTTCGACCAGCCCTTCTACCTGCTGATGAACGTGGCCGTGGGCGGCAACTTCCCCGGCCACCCCAGCGAGCACACCCGCTTCCCGGCCGAGCTGGTGGTGGACTGGGTGCGTGTGTACGACAAGGTCGGCGGTTACGGCGAGCCCGCCCCACGTGGCCCGGGCGTGATGCCCTGGGAGCCCGGGCACCTGGCCGAGCGGCGCCTGTAG
- a CDS encoding beta-glucosidase: MNPPPVLHPSHPFVSDFVWGVATSSFQIEGAAQADGKGESIWDRFCRQVGAIADGSSGDVACDHYHRLESDLGLIAGLGVDAYRFSVSWPRVQPDGQGAFNEAGLAFYERLVDGLLARGIKPYLTLNHWDLPQALQERGGWADRDTVHRFVVYARHLAERLGDRVVAITTHNEPWVMAVLGHESGIFAPGIRHRGTAMQVAHHLLLSHGLALRALRADGCRARLGIVLNLSPIGPATDSPEDRAAARLEDGRSVRWYMDPLFRGEYPADVWQHLGGDVPAVHDGDLAVIATPMDFLGINYYTRGVVSASGAWSAQHSGKPLTDMGWEIVPEGLTELLLRLHRDWTVPPLYVMENGAAFQDTLTATPEGPRVHDADRRDYIARHIAAVGDAAAQGVPMAGFMVWSLMDNFEWASGYAKRFGIVHVDYATLARTPKDSYLWYRDFLRQQHARRHCEPEALAAVA, encoded by the coding sequence ATGAACCCACCGCCCGTGCTGCACCCGAGCCACCCTTTCGTCTCCGATTTCGTCTGGGGCGTGGCCACCAGTTCGTTCCAGATCGAGGGCGCGGCGCAGGCCGACGGCAAGGGGGAGTCGATCTGGGACCGCTTCTGCCGCCAAGTCGGCGCCATCGCCGATGGCAGCAGCGGCGACGTGGCCTGCGACCACTATCACCGGCTGGAGTCCGACCTCGGGCTGATCGCCGGGCTCGGCGTGGACGCCTACCGCTTTTCCGTGAGCTGGCCGCGCGTTCAGCCCGACGGGCAGGGCGCCTTCAACGAGGCGGGCCTGGCCTTCTACGAGCGGCTGGTCGACGGCCTGCTGGCGCGCGGCATCAAGCCCTACCTCACGCTCAACCACTGGGACCTGCCGCAGGCCCTGCAGGAGCGCGGCGGCTGGGCCGACCGCGACACCGTGCACCGCTTCGTGGTCTATGCGCGCCACCTGGCCGAACGGCTGGGCGACCGGGTCGTCGCCATCACCACCCACAACGAACCCTGGGTGATGGCCGTGTTGGGCCACGAGAGTGGCATCTTCGCGCCCGGCATCCGCCACCGCGGCACCGCGATGCAGGTGGCGCACCATCTGCTGCTCAGCCACGGGCTGGCGCTGCGCGCGCTGCGCGCCGACGGCTGCCGCGCCCGCCTGGGCATCGTGCTCAACCTCTCGCCCATCGGCCCGGCCACGGACAGCCCCGAGGACAGGGCCGCCGCGCGGCTTGAAGACGGCCGCAGTGTGCGCTGGTACATGGACCCGCTGTTCCGCGGCGAGTACCCGGCCGACGTCTGGCAGCACCTGGGCGGTGACGTGCCGGCCGTGCACGACGGCGACCTGGCCGTCATCGCCACGCCGATGGACTTCCTGGGCATCAACTACTACACCCGCGGCGTCGTCAGCGCCAGCGGCGCCTGGAGCGCGCAGCACAGCGGCAAGCCGCTCACCGACATGGGCTGGGAGATCGTGCCCGAAGGTCTGACCGAGCTGCTGCTGCGCCTGCACCGCGACTGGACGGTGCCGCCGCTGTACGTGATGGAAAACGGCGCCGCCTTTCAGGACACGCTGACCGCCACGCCCGAGGGACCGCGCGTGCACGACGCCGACCGGCGGGACTACATCGCGCGGCACATCGCGGCCGTAGGCGATGCTGCCGCCCAGGGCGTGCCGATGGCCGGCTTCATGGTCTGGAGCCTGATGGACAACTTCGAGTGGGCCAGTGGCTACGCCAAGCGCTTCGGCATCGTGCACGTCGACTACGCCACGCTGGCGCGCACGCCCAAGGACAGCTACCTCTGGTACCGCGACTTCCTGCGCCAGCAGCACGCCCGCCGCCATTGCGAGCCTGAGGCCCTGGCCGCCGTGGCCTGA
- a CDS encoding substrate-binding domain-containing protein, with amino-acid sequence MAVAVPGKVTLDQVAAAAGVSAATVSRILNGTAIVSDDKRAAVDGAIARLGFVPNPVARGLAGGRTLSIGVVTQAIDSPFYGGALRGIEDTLSAVGYSPLFVSGKWSAANEARCIETLRSRRVDGIIVLTGRLSDAALAATARELPVVVTGRTLKAPGLAALDFDNFEGARLATHHLLTLGHRRIAFISGDLKHPDGKERLRGYRSALSAAGVRPDPAMELPGNFTEASGLAAVERLIDSREAFTALFAANDQMAFGASLALYRRRLRVPDDVSLVGFDDLSSSLYSVPPLTTVHHPVHELGQLAAQAMLQLLAGETPTLALPAPRLVVRESTRECSGQRRR; translated from the coding sequence ATGGCCGTGGCCGTGCCGGGCAAGGTGACGCTGGATCAGGTGGCCGCTGCGGCGGGTGTGTCGGCGGCCACCGTGTCGCGCATCCTCAACGGCACGGCCATCGTCAGCGACGACAAGCGCGCCGCGGTCGACGGGGCCATCGCGCGGCTGGGTTTCGTGCCCAACCCCGTCGCCCGCGGGCTGGCCGGAGGGCGCACCCTGAGCATCGGCGTCGTCACCCAGGCGATTGACAGTCCCTTCTACGGCGGCGCGCTGCGCGGCATCGAGGACACACTGAGCGCCGTCGGCTACAGCCCGCTGTTCGTCAGTGGAAAATGGAGCGCCGCGAACGAGGCGCGCTGCATCGAGACCCTGCGTTCGCGTCGCGTCGACGGCATCATCGTGCTGACCGGCCGGTTGTCCGATGCCGCGCTGGCCGCCACCGCGCGCGAGCTGCCGGTGGTCGTCACGGGGCGCACCCTCAAGGCGCCGGGTCTGGCGGCGCTGGACTTCGACAACTTCGAGGGTGCGCGGCTCGCCACGCACCATCTGCTGACGCTGGGCCACCGGCGCATTGCCTTCATCTCCGGCGACCTGAAGCACCCTGACGGCAAGGAGCGGCTGCGCGGCTACCGCTCAGCGCTGTCGGCGGCCGGTGTTCGGCCGGACCCGGCGATGGAGCTTCCGGGCAACTTCACCGAGGCCAGCGGCCTGGCGGCGGTGGAGCGGCTGATCGACAGCCGCGAGGCGTTCACGGCCCTCTTCGCCGCCAACGACCAGATGGCCTTCGGTGCGTCGCTGGCGCTGTATCGGCGGCGGCTGCGCGTGCCCGATGATGTCTCGCTCGTGGGCTTCGACGACCTGTCGAGCTCCTTGTACTCGGTGCCACCCCTGACCACCGTGCACCACCCTGTGCACGAGCTCGGCCAGCTCGCCGCGCAGGCCATGCTCCAGCTGCTGGCCGGGGAGACGCCGACGCTGGCACTGCCTGCGCCCCGACTGGTTGTGCGCGAGAGCACCCGCGAGTGCAGCGGGCAGCGCCGCCGCTGA
- a CDS encoding cytochrome P450 translates to MPLPATAAPAAPRRPLAGLPGPPRLPLLGNVLQLDTPRMHQQLQGWCQTFGPLFRLRLGGDDVLVCGDHAATAGSLRDRPEGFRRTTRMSEIAAEMGLPGGVFGADGEAWRRQRRMVMAGLDPAHVRRYHPALVGVARRLAERWRRSAGQPVDLQADLMRYTVDAVAGLAFGSAVDTLSSDGDVIQQHLDRVFPALFDRIMSPLPTWRWTPRWARPPSARRLERSIAVLNQAVSDFVAAARARLDASAERRADPPNLLEAMIVAADEPGSGINDEQVAGNVFTMLLAGEDTTANTLAWAIELLWRHPEELRRATEEVRAVCGRAEDPTLEQLARLEHVEACLHETLRLKPVAPLQALEALRDSVVGDVFVPRGTVVLHLMRHDAVREAHVPRPEAFEPARWRPEGEPGALPAAARRTSMPFGAGPRICPGRYLALVEMKLALATLLGGFEIEWVGTAHGGPAAERLSFTMAPVGLAMRLRERP, encoded by the coding sequence ATGCCCCTGCCGGCCACCGCAGCACCCGCGGCGCCGCGGCGCCCCCTGGCGGGCCTGCCCGGCCCGCCGCGCCTGCCGCTGCTGGGCAACGTGCTGCAACTCGATACGCCGCGCATGCACCAGCAGCTCCAGGGCTGGTGCCAGACCTTCGGGCCGCTGTTCCGGCTGCGCCTGGGAGGCGACGACGTGCTGGTGTGCGGCGACCACGCGGCCACCGCCGGCTCGCTGCGCGACCGCCCCGAAGGCTTCCGCCGGACCACGCGCATGAGCGAGATCGCCGCCGAGATGGGCCTTCCGGGCGGCGTGTTCGGCGCCGACGGCGAGGCCTGGAGACGCCAGCGGCGCATGGTCATGGCCGGACTGGACCCCGCCCATGTACGCCGTTATCACCCAGCCTTGGTGGGCGTGGCGCGGCGCCTGGCCGAGCGCTGGCGCCGCAGCGCCGGGCAGCCGGTGGACCTGCAGGCCGACCTGATGCGCTACACGGTCGATGCCGTCGCCGGCCTGGCCTTCGGCAGCGCCGTCGACACCCTGTCGTCAGACGGCGACGTGATCCAGCAGCACCTCGACCGCGTGTTCCCGGCACTGTTCGACCGCATCATGTCGCCGCTGCCCACCTGGCGCTGGACCCCGCGCTGGGCACGCCCGCCTTCGGCGCGCCGGCTCGAGCGCAGCATCGCCGTGCTCAACCAGGCCGTCAGCGACTTCGTCGCGGCGGCCCGCGCCCGCCTGGACGCCAGCGCCGAGCGCCGCGCCGACCCGCCCAACCTGCTGGAAGCCATGATCGTGGCCGCCGACGAGCCTGGCAGCGGCATCAACGACGAGCAGGTGGCCGGCAACGTGTTCACCATGCTGCTGGCGGGCGAGGACACCACCGCCAACACGCTGGCCTGGGCGATCGAGTTGCTGTGGCGACACCCGGAGGAACTGCGTCGCGCCACCGAAGAGGTCCGCGCCGTCTGCGGCCGCGCCGAGGATCCGACGCTGGAGCAACTGGCCCGGCTGGAGCACGTCGAGGCCTGCCTGCACGAGACCCTGCGGCTGAAACCGGTCGCGCCGCTGCAGGCGCTGGAGGCGCTGCGCGACAGCGTCGTCGGCGATGTGTTCGTCCCACGCGGCACGGTGGTGCTGCACCTGATGCGGCACGACGCGGTGCGCGAGGCCCACGTGCCGCGCCCCGAGGCCTTCGAGCCCGCACGCTGGCGGCCCGAGGGCGAACCCGGCGCACTGCCGGCGGCAGCGCGGCGCACCTCCATGCCCTTCGGCGCCGGCCCCCGCATCTGCCCTGGCCGCTACCTGGCGCTGGTCGAGATGAAGCTGGCGCTGGCCACGCTGCTGGGCGGCTTCGAGATCGAGTGGGTCGGCACCGCGCACGGCGGCCCGGCTGCCGAGCGGCTGAGCTTCACGATGGCACCCGTGGGCCTGGCGATGCGGCTGCGCGAGCGCCCCTGA